One window of the Solanum stenotomum isolate F172 chromosome 11, ASM1918654v1, whole genome shotgun sequence genome contains the following:
- the LOC125844809 gene encoding uncharacterized protein LOC125844809 codes for MAKAYRKDDFEKLMAKVEKIDGRVKKYLQDAGYERWARSHATVNRGRMMTSNIAECIIGCLVDARQLPIIDFLEEVRILFGTWNCKNREITSYTKETLGRRFEEILIINASKCVKMKVVASSEYIFAVYEGAIRYIVCLERKTCSCGRFQHDEIPCAHAMTVLKKKNIKDVHPYCSDYYKHDALTNTYALPIEPMPDKSDWIAPESALEEVVLPPRYKKMPGRPRNSDEKITTNTNCCGQCGQEGHNRRTCTFFPKDS; via the exons ATGGCAAAGGCTTATCGGAaagatgattttgaaaaattaatggCTAAAGTGGAAAAAATAGATGGAAGAGTTAAGAAGTATCTTCAAGATGCTGGGTATGAAAGGTGGGCTAGATCTCATGCAACTGTGAATAGGGGGAGGATGATGACTTCGAACATAGCGGAATGTATAATTGGTTGCCTTGTTGATGCCCGACAATTACCTATTATAGACTTTCTGGAAGAAGTTAGAATTCTATTTGGTACTTGGAATTGCAAAAATCGAGAAATAACATCTTATACAAAGGAAACATTAGGGAGAAGGTTTGAAGAAATATTGATTATAAATGCGTCCAAATGTGTGAAAATGAAG GTAGTTGCATCTTCTGAATATATCTTTGCAGTGTATGAAGGTGCGATAAGATACATTGTATGTCTTGAAAGAAAAACTTGTTCATGTGGTAGATTTCAACATGACGAGATACCTTGTGCGCACGCAATGActgttttgaagaagaagaatattaaAGATGTACATCCCTACTGCTCTGATTACTATAAACATGATGCATTAACAAACACTTATGCACTTCCAATAGAACCAATGCCAGACAAAAGTGATTGGATAGCTCCAGAATCTGCTTTGGAAGAAGTAGTCTTGCCACCAAGATACAAAAAAATGCCTGGAAGGCCAAGAAATTCAGATGAAAAGATTACCACAAACACGAACTGTTGTGGACAATGTGGACAGGAAGGTCACAATAGAAGAACATGTACTTTCTTCCCAAAAGATTCGTAA